TACTTATGAAAACAACCGGGTTATCCTTGATATTCAACAAAAAATAGATATGTTAAAGAGTCAACGGCAATCAACATTAAGTCGTTTAGATGTCTTGAAACATCGTCTTGAAAGACCCTATGAACATCAATACGGTGTTCAGACCATCATGAACAATAAACATTCAATCTCAGGCATTCATGATACAGTCGGAAATCTTTTACTGCCTTTGGAAGGGTATGAACTTGCTATATCAACAGCACTTGGTGGTGCTACAAACCATGTTGTCACTGATGATGATAAAGCTGCGGTTCATGCAATCCAATTCTTAAAACGAAACCGATCAGGACGTGCAACCTTTATTCCATTAACAGTTGTTAAACCACGCAGTGCAAATCATGATGTGTTAACGATTGCACATAATACCCAAGGATTTAAAGGTATTGCCAGTGACTTTGTAGAAGTTGACGCGCGATATAGTGATCTCTCATTAAGTTTTATGGGCGATGTTTATGTATTTGATACCATTGAACATGCAAACACTTTAGCAAAACGCGTAAACTATAATGCAAAGATTGTGACATTAGATGGGGATGTCATCCATCGCGGTGGAACGATGTCTGGTGGTCAAAACAAAAATCAATCAAATTCAATTGCTGAAATACGCCGTGATATCGATCGATTTGAAGAAACCATCAAACGCAATGATATCGAATTGGATGCACTCAATGTCGACTTGACACACATTAAAAATAAGCATCTAAAAGATAATGAACTCTTGATGGAAAAACGGATTGCACTTGCACAAATAGAACCACTGCTTGATGTAAAACGGTCAAAATATGAAAGTTTAAAATCAGATTATGATGCATTAGAACTTGAATCCGATAAGAATGAGAAACTGGATGATGATGTCATCACACAACTCAATCGCGCATATATGGAACGTGATGAGTTGACATCAAAATTGTCATTAGATCATGAACGTCGTTTAAATCTATCCAATGAGATTCAACGTAAAGAATTAACACTGCGCCAACACCGACAAGATTTAAACGGGCGTAACCAACTGTTAAACAATCACAAAATGACGAATGTCAAACGTGAAACACAGTGTGAAAGCTTGCTTGAACGTTTATCCAGTGAGTATCAAATGACCTTTGAATATGCTTCAGAGAATGTCTTTGATGGATTAAAATCAACGAAACGTGAAGAAGTATTATTATTGCGTGATGAGATTTCGAAGCTAGGGAATGTTAATTTAGATGCTCCTGAAGAATATGAAGCCATTAATGAACGCTATGAATTCTTAACAACACAACTTCATGATTTAACCGACAGTCGTCAAAAACTCTTGGATATTATCGAAGAAATGGATGAGATCATGAGTGTTCAATTTAAAGAAATGTTTGATAAGATTAATCAAGAATTATCTGCAGTCTTTACCCAACTCTTTAATGGTGGAAAGGCAAAACTTGTCCTAGAGGACCCCGATGATTTGCTCAATACAGGGGTGGATATAGATGTTCAACCTCCAGGAAAATCGGTACAAAACATTCGCTTGTTTTCAGGGGGTGAGAAATCACTCATTGCGATTTCAGTCTTGTTCTCAATTTTAAAAGCACGCCATGTGCCATTATGTATCTTTGATGAAGTTGAAGCAGCACTTGACCAGGTAAATGTAGAGCGGCTTGCGACGTATATTCAATCTTTATCCGATGATACACAATTTATTGTCATTACACACCGTTCAGGAACCATGGAACGCTGTGATGTACTTTACGGGGTTACAATGCCAACACAAGGTGTTTCATCCTTGTTGAAGGTACAACTTGAAGAAGCAATTGAATTAAAGGAGGAAGTGACAAATGGGGCTGTTTAATAAAATTAAAGGTGCGTTTTCATCAAAAAAAGATGAAACTGTCTATAACACCGGGCTATCAACGACACAAAAATCATTTGGGTCCAAACTACTTCAAATGTTTCAAGGAGATGTTACTTTTGATGATGCGTGGTATGACAATCTCTTAGGATTATTAATTCAATCCGATGTATCACTCAAAAGTGCTCAAAAGATTCTCAAAGGTTTACGTAAACGAATCAAGAAGAACATGGATGACACTGATGCACTCAATACATTAATTGAATTAATCGAGCAAAACTATGGAGAAGACATTGCACCCTATACGCTTGAAGAAGGCCGTCTTAATGTCATTATGATTGTGGGTGTGAATGGTTCAGGAAAAACAACAACCTGCGCCAAACTCGCGAAGCGATATAAGGACATGGGCTATAAAGTATTATTGGTTGGTGGTGATACGTTTCGTGCCGCAGGAAGTAATCAATTAAAACTATGGGCTCAAAACCTTGAGATTGATTTTGTGGGTGGAAATGATAACCAAGATCCTGCATCTGTGTATGTTGATGCAGCACGCTATGCAAAAGACAATGAGTTCGACTTGATGATTTGTGATAGTGCAGGCCGTCTTCAAAATAAGATTAATCTTATGAATGAACTTGAAAAGATGCGTCGAGTATTAATTAAGGAAACTGGTTTTATTGATCAAACCTACTTAGTACTGGATGGAAACACTGGACAAAATGGGCTTGCGCAAGCGAAGACCTTTACAGAAGTTGCGGATGTCACTTCGATTATAGTAACAAAACTCGATGGGTCTCCAAAGGGTGGTGTACTCTTAAGTATTAAAGATGAACTGGGTGTAAAAGCTAGTTTCATAGGGTTGGGAGAATCCGTTGAAGACCTTCGACCATTTGAAATTAAGGCTTATTTATCAGGTATGGTCTTTGGCGATGAGTATTGAAAAAACACTAAGAGTGAATGAATTGTTTGATATGTATGCGCCATTATTAACAGAAAAACAACAAGAAGTCATTCGTTACTATTTTCACGAAGATTTATCGTACCAAGAGATCGCTGAGATATTGCATATTAGTAGGTCGGGAGTGTATGATAATATCAAGCGAGCTGTGGACTTATTGGAAGAAACAGAACGTAAATTAGGGTTTGTTAAGCAAACCAACACATTAATTAACGCTTTAAATAAACTCGAAGATAAAAGAGTGGACAAGATTGTTAATGAATATTTAAAAGGAGGAAATTATGAGTCATAAAGTATTAGCAGTAAACG
This DNA window, taken from Erysipelothrix larvae, encodes the following:
- a CDS encoding chromosome segregation protein SMC codes for the protein MFLKRIELQGFKSFADKTVINFDHSVTGVVGPNGCGKSNISDAIRWVLGEQSVKSMRGSSMTDIIFNGSEKRRRVNLAEVTLVFDNAEKPLNSDFEEVEVTRRLYRDTRESEYLINKTPCRLRDIHDLVMDTGLGRDSLSIISQGSISFFAEAKPQERRMIFEEAAGVAKYKRRKIESISKLERTQENIERMQDIVEEIEKQVSPLRRAAKKAKIFLEKKDALEAIEVSVLVSDISTFRKEIDETNTIIYDLEAQVAQTETQIGVLEHELESSRQEGFILDQGIVKSQEKMMSLVREIGILEARKIEIEEKRKYTLEVGNAQERANELYALLNDAKLEYKERFKRHELLKAEVDLHNQATYENNRVILDIQQKIDMLKSQRQSTLSRLDVLKHRLERPYEHQYGVQTIMNNKHSISGIHDTVGNLLLPLEGYELAISTALGGATNHVVTDDDKAAVHAIQFLKRNRSGRATFIPLTVVKPRSANHDVLTIAHNTQGFKGIASDFVEVDARYSDLSLSFMGDVYVFDTIEHANTLAKRVNYNAKIVTLDGDVIHRGGTMSGGQNKNQSNSIAEIRRDIDRFEETIKRNDIELDALNVDLTHIKNKHLKDNELLMEKRIALAQIEPLLDVKRSKYESLKSDYDALELESDKNEKLDDDVITQLNRAYMERDELTSKLSLDHERRLNLSNEIQRKELTLRQHRQDLNGRNQLLNNHKMTNVKRETQCESLLERLSSEYQMTFEYASENVFDGLKSTKREEVLLLRDEISKLGNVNLDAPEEYEAINERYEFLTTQLHDLTDSRQKLLDIIEEMDEIMSVQFKEMFDKINQELSAVFTQLFNGGKAKLVLEDPDDLLNTGVDIDVQPPGKSVQNIRLFSGGEKSLIAISVLFSILKARHVPLCIFDEVEAALDQVNVERLATYIQSLSDDTQFIVITHRSGTMERCDVLYGVTMPTQGVSSLLKVQLEEAIELKEEVTNGAV
- the ftsY gene encoding signal recognition particle-docking protein FtsY, with protein sequence MGLFNKIKGAFSSKKDETVYNTGLSTTQKSFGSKLLQMFQGDVTFDDAWYDNLLGLLIQSDVSLKSAQKILKGLRKRIKKNMDDTDALNTLIELIEQNYGEDIAPYTLEEGRLNVIMIVGVNGSGKTTTCAKLAKRYKDMGYKVLLVGGDTFRAAGSNQLKLWAQNLEIDFVGGNDNQDPASVYVDAARYAKDNEFDLMICDSAGRLQNKINLMNELEKMRRVLIKETGFIDQTYLVLDGNTGQNGLAQAKTFTEVADVTSIIVTKLDGSPKGGVLLSIKDELGVKASFIGLGESVEDLRPFEIKAYLSGMVFGDEY
- the ylxM gene encoding YlxM family DNA-binding protein, which produces MSIEKTLRVNELFDMYAPLLTEKQQEVIRYYFHEDLSYQEIAEILHISRSGVYDNIKRAVDLLEETERKLGFVKQTNTLINALNKLEDKRVDKIVNEYLKGGNYES